The following is a genomic window from Desulfofarcimen acetoxidans DSM 771.
TCCTTAGTTGTCTCAAAGAACACTTTCTTTCGCTCTTGCTGGGGTATTTTGGCCACCACGTCCCCAATTTTCTTTAATTGGCTGTTAAATTGATCTACCAGTTCGCCGGCTTCTTTTTCCTTTCCTGTTAGTTTGCCTAGTTTTTTCAGGTACTGAAGAAATTGATCAACATTCTCCGGGTACAGGACCGCAACGGGAATACCCGCGGTTTCCAATTTATTTACAAAATCCGGATAATTGTTGGCAATAAAAGTTCTGATAAGCACCAGGTCCGGCTTGGCTGCAATGAGCTTTTCAGCGTCTTCCCGGTAGCTGAAGGACTGTTTTTTCAGAGCAGAGGGCGGGAAGGACTCGCTGTCGGAAACCCCAATAATTTCATCATTTAGCCCCAGAGAATAAAGGTTTTCCGTATGCCCGGTGTAAAGTGATATAATTCTCTTCGCCGGTTCTTTTAGCTTTACTTCCTTACCCAAATCGTCTACCACCATAATATTGTCGGGTGTTGACGCGGGCTTGGTTTGGGCGCATCCGGCCAGTATGGTAATTATGAAGATTACTAGAAAAACAGAAATAATTTTGGATTGCTTATTCATGATACTTCTCCTTTTATTCCAGATCGGGAAGCAGTGTCAGATTATACTTGCCGGTAACCGCATGTTTCTTTATTTCTACCTGAACATGGAAAACCTTATTTATCATTTCTTCGTTAAAAACAAGGTTTGCCGGACCCTCGCAAATCACTCGGCCTTTATCCATGTATACTAAATATTCGCAAAACATGCCGGCAAAGTTTAAATCATGCAGTACGGCGATTACCGTAACTGCCTTTTCCGTATTTAGTTTCTTAATTAGTTTAAGCAACTCCAATTTGTGGGAAATATCCAGATTAGATGTAGCTTCGTCCAGGAACAATACTTGTGGGGTTTGAGCCAGAGCACGGGCCAGGAGCACCCGTTGTCTCTCTCCGCCGCTTAAGCTGGTAATGGCTTTTTGTGCGTGTTCTAAAACACTGCAATGTTCCATACAATTGTATACAATCTCCAGGTCTTTGTGAGAAAGCCTGCCCATGCGTCCCAGATGAGGTTTTCGCCCCATCATTACAACTTCCAGCACAGAAAAGGGAAAGTTAATTGAGCAGTTTTGTGGCACGACGGCGAAACTGCGGGCTATGTGCCGGCGGCTGCAGGAACTCAATTCCTTGCCGTTCCAGGTGATATGGCCGGAGGAAGGCTTCAGCACACCACACATAATATTGATCAAGGTTGTTTTGCCGCTGCCGTTAGGCCCGAGAATGCCGTAAAAACCTCCCTCACGAATATCAAGGCTGACTTCCTGAAGTGCGGTGTACTTTCCATAACACAGGGTCAGGCTGTCAGTTTTTATCAGAACCCCTTGTTTCAAAGTTCCTCCTAATACATTTGTTTTTTTGTTTTAATTTTAAAAATATAACAGAAAAACGGGCCACCCAGCAGGGTGGTCAGAACACCCACCGGAATCTCCGCAGTCAGCAGGTTTCTGGCGATGGTATCCGCTCCGCTAAGAAGAAGCGCCCCTCCCAGCGCTGATGCGGGGATCAGTATTCTGTGATCCGGCCCCACAATCATGCGCATCAGGTGAGGGACGATTAACCCTACAAAGCCGATTATTCCGGAAATCGAAACACAGGCCGCGGTAATCATGGAAGAAGTAATCAGGAGAATAGTAATGACCTTTCCGTCATCAATACCCAGTTGCCTGGCGGAGCTGACTCCCAGACTCAAGATGTTCAGATCATCTGCGTAATAATAACAGATTAGTAATCCGGCTGCGACAGGGGGCAGGCACAATAATACATGATGCCAGCCCCTGGAAGCAAAGCTCCCCATCAGCCAGAATACAATCGACCCGACTCCTTCGCCGGCCATGCTTTTTAAGAAGCTGACAGCTGCGGACAGTATGGCGCTGACAATAACCCCCGAGAGGATCAGGTTGGTTACTGCCAGTGTGCCGTTAACCAGGGCGAGGCTGTACACGGCTCCCAGAGCAACAATAGCCCCTGCAAAAGCAAAAAGGGGCACGGTCAGCATAGCTAAACTTCCGGGAAGGAAAATGCCGAAAAATATGGCCAGCGCAGCCCCGAAAGCCGCGCCGGTGGATACACCGAGGGTATAGGGATCAGCCAGAGGGTTTACCAGGAGACCTTGTAGGACTGCCCCGGCAGTAGCCAGCCCGGCTCCCACCAGAACAGCCGATAATATTCTGGGCAACCTGATATCCAGTATTACTGCCCGGTGAATATCGTCCAAGCCGGCAACTGTCTTGCTGTCAGCCGACAAAAGAGAAAAAATGATTCTGGTTATCTCCCAAGGGGGTATTTTGATAACGCCCAGGCCGGTAAAGATAAGGCAGCCGGTGACCAGGAAAATAACCAGTATAATCAGCACCAGAAATCTTCGTTTTTCTTTTTTTCTGTGAGACAGAATTAATTCATGCTGCATTTTGACCTTTCACTTACTTGATAATTATATTAATATATAAATTCACATCTCAATTAATTGAGATTTCGGATACTTGCATAATCAAGGGATGTATAAATAATTCTATTTTTCTTCACCGGCAGGCTTTGAATTAAGTTCATTCATCGCTTGTTTTATACGATTCATGTAAATGTTTTGAATCTCCTTATTTTCGCCAAGACCGTGAAGATAGCTATCCACTGCAAAACCTTCGGCTTTCAGCTGGCTCGTATGCGAATCTTTCTCTTCACCTGCCATGTCGTTATTGGCATGGTCGCCGGCTACAAGCATAAACGGAATCAAAGTAATTTTTTTGATATTATTAGCTTTTAATTGCGGAATTACTTCCTCCAGCGTCGGCGTTCCTTCCACCGTATATACATAGGTGTTTTTAAAGCCCAGCTCGTTTATTGTGTGCTGCAGTACTGTATAATAGGCATTGGCCGGATGAGGCGTTCCGTGTGCCAGCACGAGAAGCGCTTCATCGTTTTTCATTGAAGACGGTAATTGTGTTTTTAGTGCTTCCAGTGCAGTGATAAAATCATTTGGCTCGTTTTCTTGTCCCATATAGTACAAGAGGGGAAGACCGCACGAGATCTTTTTAAAAGAATTGTCGTTTTTGTATTGGTCTACCACTTTTTTAATGTAATCGTATTCCACGCCTGGAATTATATTCAACATTTGCACCACAACAGTAGTATAGCCGTCATTTTTTAATTTTTGTAAGGCTTGCTCCGGTGTATCTACCTCAATTCCATCGCGTTCTTTCAAGACTTTAATAATCGTATGGGAACTGAAAGCTCGTCTAACATCCCAGCCTTTAAATTCTTCTTTAGCTCTGTTCTCCACCGCTTCAATTGTAAGCTTGCGGGTATCTTCATAAGTGGTTCCGAAGCTAACGATCAAAATGGCTTTTTTCTCGGTTTCCGGGTTAGTGTTTTGTGCGGTAGGATTTTGTTTGCCTGTATTGCTGCACCCCATCAGTAAAAATAATACAAGTATTACGCTGCTCAAACTAATGGCCCGTTTCATAAATAGATCCTCCTTCTGAATGTTAGTTAGTAAGTCAGTCAGTTTATTCAGATTCTAAGGAGGAAGTATTGATATTATTAGATACAAGTCCAACACCCCCTTATCCACGCAAGGCCTAACGTTGGGGAAAACAGGCAGGTTTCCTGGCTCCGGGTCATTGCTGCCTTACGCCTTCCCAGGTCAATACCCAGTGACATAAGATTGGAACATTCCTTTTCAGAATAAGTGGCAAGCAATTTTGCCGGTTCCAAATGGATTGTTCCCTTTTCCTTTTGTAAGGCAGCTCACCGTTACAGTGGCGGGACCGCGCCGGACTCGCACCGGCTTCCCTTTTAACCCCTGTCCCTCGGGAAGGGGCACCTGTTTTCCAAATTAAAAACAAAAACCTTAGCTCTCCCGAGGGGTGCTAAGGTTTTAGCGTCTGATGAATACAGAAATCTAAGACCGCA
Proteins encoded in this region:
- a CDS encoding ABC transporter substrate-binding protein encodes the protein MNKQSKIISVFLVIFIITILAGCAQTKPASTPDNIMVVDDLGKEVKLKEPAKRIISLYTGHTENLYSLGLNDEIIGVSDSESFPPSALKKQSFSYREDAEKLIAAKPDLVLIRTFIANNYPDFVNKLETAGIPVAVLYPENVDQFLQYLKKLGKLTGKEKEAGELVDQFNSQLKKIGDVVAKIPQQERKKVFFETTKDITTCTPDSIAAFILEKAGAINVAIDAKAVRPGSTIASYGQERLLAKARDIDVYLVQKGEMNKTREEEIYLRPGYQAIKAIQNHQVFLVPEALVSRPTMRLLDGIAEIGRVLYPDYFKTV
- a CDS encoding ABC transporter ATP-binding protein, with translation MKQGVLIKTDSLTLCYGKYTALQEVSLDIREGGFYGILGPNGSGKTTLINIMCGVLKPSSGHITWNGKELSSCSRRHIARSFAVVPQNCSINFPFSVLEVVMMGRKPHLGRMGRLSHKDLEIVYNCMEHCSVLEHAQKAITSLSGGERQRVLLARALAQTPQVLFLDEATSNLDISHKLELLKLIKKLNTEKAVTVIAVLHDLNFAGMFCEYLVYMDKGRVICEGPANLVFNEEMINKVFHVQVEIKKHAVTGKYNLTLLPDLE
- a CDS encoding FecCD family ABC transporter permease, whose product is MQHELILSHRKKEKRRFLVLIILVIFLVTGCLIFTGLGVIKIPPWEITRIIFSLLSADSKTVAGLDDIHRAVILDIRLPRILSAVLVGAGLATAGAVLQGLLVNPLADPYTLGVSTGAAFGAALAIFFGIFLPGSLAMLTVPLFAFAGAIVALGAVYSLALVNGTLAVTNLILSGVIVSAILSAAVSFLKSMAGEGVGSIVFWLMGSFASRGWHHVLLCLPPVAAGLLICYYYADDLNILSLGVSSARQLGIDDGKVITILLITSSMITAACVSISGIIGFVGLIVPHLMRMIVGPDHRILIPASALGGALLLSGADTIARNLLTAEIPVGVLTTLLGGPFFCYIFKIKTKKQMY
- a CDS encoding sirohydrochlorin cobaltochelatase translates to MKRAISLSSVILVLFLLMGCSNTGKQNPTAQNTNPETEKKAILIVSFGTTYEDTRKLTIEAVENRAKEEFKGWDVRRAFSSHTIIKVLKERDGIEVDTPEQALQKLKNDGYTTVVVQMLNIIPGVEYDYIKKVVDQYKNDNSFKKISCGLPLLYYMGQENEPNDFITALEALKTQLPSSMKNDEALLVLAHGTPHPANAYYTVLQHTINELGFKNTYVYTVEGTPTLEEVIPQLKANNIKKITLIPFMLVAGDHANNDMAGEEKDSHTSQLKAEGFAVDSYLHGLGENKEIQNIYMNRIKQAMNELNSKPAGEEK